A single genomic interval of Romboutsia ilealis harbors:
- a CDS encoding MBOAT family O-acyltransferase, with protein MVFSSITFLFYFLPLVLFSYYLVPYKLKNFILLIFSLIFYAYGEPIYIFIMLFSCVVDYINALIIDKYRNTYMSKLALICSIVINLSLLGFFKYSNFLISIVNNVANSNLSLLNISLPIGISFYTFQTMSYTIDVYRNEAPVQKDIFSLSAFVTLFPQLVAGPIVRYSDIAYDLNHRIHNFDKFYDGIYRFIIGLCKKVILANNLGVIWYSIKATSYNTLSLATSWLGIICFTLQIYFDFSGYSDMAIGLGKIFGFDFLENFNFPYISKSITEFWRRWHISLGVWFRDYVYIPLGGNRCSKIRWFLNIFIVWFLTGLWHGASFNFILWGLYFGIILIFEKLFLLQFLKKLPNWIKHFYTMFLVIIGFVLFEIDSLNGVYNYLISMFNFKNIIVDDVFLYYLIPNITLIIFAIIASTPIIKIILDRYKYIRIITLIFGMILSTSFLVDASFNPFLYFRF; from the coding sequence TTGGTATTTAGTAGCATAACATTTTTATTTTACTTTCTACCACTTGTTTTGTTTAGTTACTATTTAGTACCTTATAAACTTAAAAATTTTATTTTACTTATATTTAGTTTAATATTTTATGCGTATGGAGAGCCTATATATATTTTTATAATGCTATTTTCATGTGTTGTAGATTATATAAATGCTCTGATTATAGATAAATATAGAAATACATATATGTCTAAGCTAGCACTTATTTGCTCCATTGTAATAAACTTAAGCTTACTTGGATTTTTTAAATATAGTAACTTTCTTATTTCTATAGTGAATAATGTTGCTAATAGTAATTTGTCTTTATTAAATATTTCACTACCTATTGGTATAAGTTTTTATACTTTCCAAACAATGTCTTATACTATAGATGTTTACAGAAATGAAGCTCCTGTTCAAAAAGATATATTTTCACTTTCTGCATTTGTTACATTATTTCCACAACTTGTTGCGGGTCCTATCGTTAGATATTCTGATATTGCCTATGATTTAAATCATCGCATTCATAACTTTGATAAATTTTATGATGGTATTTATAGATTTATTATAGGCTTATGCAAAAAAGTAATCTTAGCAAATAATTTAGGAGTAATTTGGTATAGTATAAAAGCTACTTCCTATAATACATTATCCTTAGCTACATCTTGGTTAGGAATTATATGTTTTACACTTCAAATTTATTTTGACTTTAGTGGATATAGTGATATGGCTATAGGTCTTGGAAAGATATTTGGATTTGATTTTTTAGAAAATTTTAATTTCCCTTATATATCAAAATCTATTACTGAATTTTGGCGAAGATGGCATATATCCTTAGGGGTATGGTTTAGAGATTATGTATATATTCCTTTAGGAGGAAATAGATGTAGTAAAATTAGATGGTTTTTAAATATATTTATAGTTTGGTTTTTAACTGGTTTATGGCATGGAGCTAGTTTTAATTTTATATTATGGGGACTTTACTTTGGAATTATATTAATTTTTGAAAAGTTATTTTTACTACAATTTTTAAAAAAACTACCTAATTGGATAAAACATTTTTATACTATGTTTTTAGTTATAATAGGTTTTGTATTATTTGAAATAGATAGTTTAAATGGTGTTTATAATTATTTAATTTCTATGTTTAATTTTAAAAATATTATAGTAGATGATGTATTTTTATACTATTTAATTCCTAATATAACTCTTATAATTTTTGCCATTATTGCTTCTACACCTATTATAAAAATAATATTGGATAGATATAAATATATAAGAATTATAACTTTAATATTTGGTATGATACTTTCTACATCATTTTTAGTAGATGCATCATTTAATCCATTTTTATATTTTAGATTTTAG
- a CDS encoding amidase domain-containing protein — protein MLVFKEYNREAAVSYARRWALGRNPAYMDYELWGGDCTNFISQCLRSGQIPMDYTGRHVLEKWYWNSDNSRTPTWTSAEPFYKYIIGNNSENTQNFGIYARIANYNELEIGDIVQLVYDNNAYHNMIISEVILEGEYLVDYLICQHTYDLLDYPLSLKEGERRYIKILGYYK, from the coding sequence ATGCTAGTATTTAAAGAATATAATAGAGAAGCTGCTGTAAGTTACGCTAGAAGATGGGCTTTAGGTAGAAATCCTGCTTATATGGACTATGAATTATGGGGAGGAGATTGTACCAATTTTATATCTCAATGTTTAAGAAGTGGTCAAATACCTATGGATTATACTGGCAGACATGTATTAGAAAAATGGTATTGGAATAGTGATAATAGTAGAACTCCAACATGGACTTCAGCAGAGCCATTTTATAAATATATCATAGGTAATAACAGTGAAAATACACAAAACTTTGGTATATATGCAAGGATAGCAAATTATAATGAACTTGAGATAGGAGATATAGTTCAACTTGTATACGATAATAATGCATATCACAATATGATAATAAGTGAAGTAATATTAGAAGGAGAGTATCTTGTTGATTATCTTATATGCCAACATACCTATGATTTATTAGATTATCCGCTTAGCTTAAAAGAAGGGGAGAGACGATATATTAAAATACTTGGATATTATAAATAG
- a CDS encoding glycosyltransferase family 32 protein, with protein MAIPKIIHYVWVGNNEKPKDIKMCMKTWKKHLKDYEIIEWNEKNFDINSNKFVKEAYEAKKWAYVSDYIRAYAIYNYGGIYLDTDVLVVESLDSLLDNKAFVGYENPQYPFTAVFGAEKNHPFIKDMLDYYDNKSFEFDKNNQYDKVNTKTVSDILIEDYDCKIGNQEQMLREGIKVYKDDVLCNPSVNSKTIHIFTGTWLEGNSSLIRNINKFIKLRLTNKFRLKLYSYYRNIKSK; from the coding sequence ATGGCAATACCTAAGATAATACATTATGTGTGGGTTGGAAATAATGAAAAACCTAAAGATATAAAAATGTGTATGAAAACTTGGAAAAAGCATCTAAAAGATTATGAAATTATAGAATGGAATGAGAAAAATTTCGATATAAATTCTAATAAATTTGTAAAAGAAGCTTATGAAGCTAAAAAGTGGGCTTATGTTAGTGATTATATAAGAGCTTATGCTATATATAATTATGGAGGGATATATCTTGATACAGATGTATTAGTTGTTGAGAGTTTAGATTCACTATTAGATAATAAAGCATTTGTAGGATATGAAAATCCACAATATCCATTTACAGCTGTATTTGGAGCAGAAAAAAATCATCCTTTTATAAAAGATATGTTAGATTACTATGATAATAAATCTTTTGAATTTGATAAGAATAATCAGTATGATAAAGTAAATACAAAAACAGTATCAGATATACTTATAGAAGATTATGATTGTAAGATAGGAAATCAAGAGCAAATGCTAAGAGAAGGAATAAAAGTATACAAAGACGATGTTCTTTGTAATCCATCAGTAAATTCAAAAACAATACATATATTTACTGGAACATGGCTAGAAGGAAACAGTAGTCTTATAAGAAATATAAATAAATTTATAAAACTAAGGCTTACTAATAAGTTTAGGTTAAAATTATATTCATATTATCGAAATATAAAATCTAAATAG
- a CDS encoding WecB/TagA/CpsF family glycosyltransferase: MINYIKKTYRGNKESFFKVLENNLINNNKMFIVTANPETFMKADSINEFDEALMKPDTTIVPDGIGVVKAANYIGINEIKERITGVDISYKLLELANKHKKTVYLFGASKKVIELTVKSINKEYPNVKILGYSDGYIENKDDVFEEIKNLSPDIVLVALGVPKQELLIYKHYNEFLKGIFVGVGGTFDVISGTTKRAPEIVQKLNIEWLYRIAGDKERIKRFYNSNIKFVFKLRKLAKEEK; this comes from the coding sequence ATGATTAATTATATAAAAAAAACATATAGAGGAAATAAAGAATCTTTTTTTAAAGTTTTAGAGAATAATTTAATAAATAATAATAAAATGTTTATAGTAACAGCTAATCCTGAAACTTTTATGAAAGCGGATTCTATAAATGAATTTGATGAAGCTTTAATGAAGCCAGATACTACAATAGTACCTGATGGAATAGGTGTAGTTAAAGCAGCAAATTATATAGGAATAAATGAAATAAAAGAAAGAATTACAGGAGTAGATATAAGTTATAAATTATTAGAGTTGGCTAATAAACATAAAAAAACAGTATATCTTTTTGGAGCAAGTAAAAAAGTAATTGAATTGACTGTTAAAAGTATAAATAAAGAATATCCCAATGTTAAGATACTAGGTTATTCGGATGGTTATATAGAAAATAAAGATGATGTATTTGAGGAGATAAAAAATTTAAGTCCTGATATTGTATTAGTTGCACTTGGAGTTCCAAAACAAGAGTTATTAATATATAAACACTATAATGAGTTTTTGAAAGGAATTTTTGTGGGCGTTGGAGGTACATTTGATGTTATCAGTGGAACTACAAAAAGAGCACCTGAAATAGTACAAAAATTAAATATAGAATGGCTTTATAGAATCGCAGGAGATAAAGAAAGAATAAAGAGATTTTATAATAGTAATATAAAGTTTGTTTTTAAATTAAGAAAATTAGCAAAAGAAGAAAAATAA
- the wecB gene encoding non-hydrolyzing UDP-N-acetylglucosamine 2-epimerase, protein MKKIKVMTIFGTRPEAIKMAPLVKELEKREEIESVVCVTAQHRQMLDQVLETFNITPDYDLNIMKQGQTLVDITTRALQSLSEVISQVKPNIVLVHGDTTTTLSGSLAAFYNQVSVGHVEAGLRTYDKYSPFPEEVNRQVTGIIADMHFAPTEVSKNNLLKEGKKEETIYVTGNTAIDALRTTVKDDYYHPIFDKIGNDKIILLTAHRRENLGEPMKNMFRAIKRIVEEFDGVQVIYPVHLNPLVRQAADEVLGDNNKVHLIDPLEVLDFHNFLNKSYIIMTDSGGIQEEAPSLGKPVLVLRDTTERPEGVSAGTLRLAGTDEDDIYDLTKLLLTNKDEYNKMSKSSNPYGDGMSSKYIVDEIIKKFS, encoded by the coding sequence ATGAAAAAAATTAAGGTTATGACTATATTTGGAACAAGACCTGAAGCTATAAAAATGGCACCATTAGTTAAAGAGTTAGAAAAAAGAGAAGAAATAGAAAGTGTAGTTTGTGTTACAGCACAACATCGCCAAATGTTAGATCAAGTTTTAGAAACATTTAATATTACTCCAGATTATGACTTAAATATAATGAAGCAAGGACAAACTTTAGTGGATATAACAACAAGAGCATTACAAAGCTTAAGTGAAGTTATATCGCAAGTTAAGCCTAATATAGTTCTAGTTCATGGAGATACAACAACAACACTATCAGGAAGTTTAGCTGCATTTTATAATCAAGTTTCTGTAGGCCATGTTGAAGCTGGTCTTAGAACCTATGATAAATACTCTCCATTCCCTGAAGAAGTAAATAGACAGGTTACAGGGATTATAGCAGATATGCATTTTGCACCTACTGAGGTTTCTAAAAATAATCTATTAAAAGAAGGCAAGAAAGAAGAAACTATATATGTAACAGGAAATACTGCTATAGATGCATTAAGAACTACTGTAAAAGATGACTATTATCATCCTATATTCGACAAAATAGGAAATGATAAAATTATACTTTTAACAGCTCATAGACGTGAAAATTTAGGTGAACCTATGAAGAATATGTTTAGAGCTATAAAAAGAATTGTAGAAGAGTTTGATGGAGTACAAGTTATATACCCAGTACATTTAAATCCACTAGTAAGACAGGCTGCAGATGAGGTTTTAGGAGATAATAACAAAGTTCATCTTATAGATCCACTTGAAGTTTTAGATTTCCATAATTTCTTAAATAAATCTTATATAATAATGACAGATAGTGGAGGGATACAGGAAGAAGCGCCATCACTTGGTAAGCCTGTTCTTGTTCTTAGAGATACAACGGAAAGACCTGAAGGAGTTAGCGCAGGAACTTTAAGGCTAGCAGGAACAGATGAAGATGATATATATGATTTGACTAAGTTATTATTAACTAATAAGGATGAATATAACAAAATGAGTAAGTCATCTAATCCTTATGGAGATGGTATGTCTAGTAAGTATATAGTAGATGAAATAATAAAGAAATTTAGTTAA
- a CDS encoding HAD family hydrolase has protein sequence MIKLIASDMDGTLLNDKDEIHEEFYQVFQELKNQNIIFAAASGRQYYNLAKRFEKIKDDMMFIAENGTFVVYKGEELLLNSLDQETAVELIKIGRNIKESYVVLCGKKSAYIESKDERLIKEVEKYYEEYKIVSDLTKVEDDILKVTICDFIGSEENSDTYYNDYKDKLQVSVSGEIWLDITDKGVNKGLAINKLQELLNIKHEETMVFGDYLNDLEMMESAYHSYAMENAHDDLKKVARFRAKKNTENGVVEKIKEVLNI, from the coding sequence ATGATTAAATTAATAGCATCAGATATGGATGGAACTTTACTAAATGATAAAGATGAAATACATGAAGAATTTTATCAAGTATTTCAAGAATTAAAAAATCAAAATATAATATTTGCAGCAGCAAGTGGAAGACAATATTATAATCTAGCAAAGCGATTTGAAAAAATAAAAGATGATATGATGTTTATAGCTGAAAATGGAACTTTTGTAGTTTATAAAGGTGAAGAATTACTATTAAATTCTTTAGATCAAGAAACTGCCGTAGAACTTATAAAAATCGGTAGAAATATAAAAGAATCATATGTAGTTTTATGTGGTAAAAAATCTGCATACATTGAATCTAAAGATGAAAGACTTATAAAAGAAGTTGAGAAGTACTATGAAGAGTACAAAATAGTAAGTGACTTAACGAAGGTTGAAGATGATATATTAAAAGTTACAATATGCGATTTCATTGGATCAGAAGAAAATAGTGATACTTATTATAATGACTATAAGGATAAATTACAAGTAAGTGTATCAGGAGAAATTTGGTTAGACATAACTGATAAGGGAGTAAATAAAGGTCTTGCTATAAATAAGCTTCAAGAATTATTAAATATAAAGCATGAGGAAACTATGGTTTTTGGAGACTATTTAAATGATTTAGAAATGATGGAAAGCGCATATCATAGTTATGCTATGGAAAATGCACATGATGATTTAAAGAAAGTAGCTAGATTTAGAGCCAAGAAAAATACAGAAAATGGTGTTGTTGAAAAAATTAAAGAAGTACTAAATATATAA
- a CDS encoding DHHW family protein, with translation MKNKNLLKFITISFFLIFIFSVPIITLFTEDKKISEIENKILTQLPRISFENICNKKFMKNFDEYTSDQFPLRANFIKLKNTYNYIIGQREFRDIYVGKNNKLMEKYKFNKESVDKNISNILNTASYMYESFNIKSKLMVVPTSIAFYKNDLPNFCISDNQKYSLNYINNSISNNNYLNFYTPYDILSKNKDKYIYYNTDHHWTQLGAYLSYLDMFDYKYDNKILFNNYNKVSDDFYGTYYSKALLPMIKGDSIYSYSNFNNFKIEIDFDKTYDTLYDNDKLNSKNKYQYFLHGDPSFAIIYGDKNKSNEVIVFKDSYAHNLLPFLTNNYSKIHVVDPRYYNIDLEDYLNKNPNITEALFINNIQSFNSTFYK, from the coding sequence ATGAAAAATAAAAATTTATTAAAATTTATTACAATATCTTTTTTCTTAATCTTTATTTTTAGTGTTCCTATAATAACATTATTTACGGAAGATAAAAAAATAAGTGAAATAGAAAATAAAATATTAACTCAACTTCCTAGAATATCATTTGAAAATATATGTAATAAGAAGTTTATGAAAAATTTCGATGAATATACATCTGATCAATTTCCATTAAGGGCTAACTTTATAAAGTTAAAAAATACTTATAATTACATAATAGGTCAAAGAGAATTTAGAGATATTTATGTTGGAAAAAATAATAAACTTATGGAAAAATATAAATTTAATAAAGAAAGTGTAGATAAAAATATTTCTAATATATTAAATACTGCTTCATATATGTATGAAAGTTTTAATATAAAATCAAAATTAATGGTAGTTCCTACTTCTATAGCTTTTTATAAAAATGATTTACCAAACTTTTGTATAAGCGATAATCAAAAATATAGTTTAAATTATATAAACAATAGTATTTCAAATAACAATTATTTAAATTTTTATACACCTTATGATATCTTAAGTAAAAATAAGGATAAGTATATATATTACAATACCGATCATCATTGGACTCAACTAGGTGCTTATCTTTCTTATTTGGATATGTTTGATTATAAATATGATAATAAAATACTTTTTAATAATTATAATAAAGTCTCTGATGATTTTTATGGAACTTATTATTCTAAAGCTTTATTACCTATGATTAAAGGTGATTCAATATACTCCTATAGTAATTTTAATAACTTTAAAATAGAAATAGACTTTGATAAAACTTATGATACTCTTTATGATAATGATAAACTTAATAGCAAAAACAAATATCAATATTTCTTACATGGAGATCCTTCTTTTGCTATTATTTACGGAGATAAAAATAAATCTAATGAAGTTATAGTATTTAAAGACTCATATGCTCATAACCTCTTACCATTTTTAACTAATAACTATAGCAAGATTCATGTTGTTGATCCTAGATATTATAATATTGATTTAGAAGATTATTTAAATAAAAATCCTAATATTACTGAAGCTTTATTTATTAATAATATCCAGTCATTTAATTCTACTTTTTATAAATAA
- a CDS encoding LCP family protein produces the protein MARKKEKSENSGLKKLVIFLAILVIAFPVAVFGYIYFKLNTMHDTTADENILNETNFQSEKGITNILLAGTDGRPGEKNSRSDSMMILTVDSKNKSLKLTSLNRDTYVNIPGHGEEKLTHAYAYGGANLLAETIENNFEIDIQNYAVVDFYSFMDIVDALGGVEVDVRSSEIKELNKFINETYSFNNNANKGSIQYINSPGIQRLNGYQALSYARIRKNDSTQERDRRQRAVIEGLMNGVKDLPVSKYPKLLDTILPYVKTNMKPTQIIGLAGKVLGIGNLSITQIEFPFEDASTSVTLPGKGFVIKFDESSLDTLHDFIFKNIIP, from the coding sequence TTGGCGAGAAAAAAAGAAAAAAGTGAAAACTCTGGCTTAAAAAAACTTGTAATATTCCTTGCTATATTAGTTATAGCATTTCCTGTAGCGGTTTTTGGATATATATATTTTAAGTTAAATACTATGCACGATACTACTGCTGATGAAAATATATTAAATGAAACTAATTTCCAATCAGAAAAAGGAATAACAAATATATTATTAGCAGGTACTGATGGAAGACCTGGTGAAAAGAATTCCAGATCTGATTCTATGATGATACTTACAGTAGATAGCAAAAATAAAAGCTTAAAACTTACATCTCTAAATAGAGATACTTATGTTAATATTCCTGGTCATGGTGAAGAAAAGCTTACGCATGCTTATGCATATGGTGGAGCAAACTTATTAGCGGAGACTATTGAAAATAACTTTGAAATAGATATTCAAAATTATGCAGTTGTTGACTTCTATTCATTCATGGATATAGTTGATGCATTAGGTGGAGTTGAAGTTGATGTACGATCTAGCGAAATCAAAGAGTTGAACAAATTTATTAATGAAACATACAGCTTTAACAATAATGCTAATAAGGGATCTATACAATATATTAATTCTCCTGGAATTCAAAGACTTAATGGGTATCAAGCATTATCTTATGCTCGTATAAGAAAAAATGACTCTACTCAAGAAAGAGATAGGAGACAAAGAGCTGTTATAGAAGGTCTTATGAATGGTGTAAAAGATTTACCAGTAAGTAAGTATCCCAAATTATTAGATACTATACTTCCATACGTTAAAACTAATATGAAGCCTACTCAAATAATAGGTTTAGCAGGAAAGGTGTTAGGTATAGGTAATTTATCTATAACTCAAATAGAATTTCCATTTGAAGATGCCAGTACATCCGTTACACTTCCAGGTAAAGGATTTGTTATAAAATTTGATGAATCGTCATTAGATACGTTACATGACTTTATATTTAAAAATATAATTCCATAA
- a CDS encoding O-antigen ligase family protein: MNFLLSSNLIVSFILIQPILDLITSLVVRNMALPITLGLVIRSLFMAYLCIYVLVTKSNNNKLIKYSKIALSMILIYIAFFLVFTIFNKDRSLILIEVKGIIKSFYFPIVLCGLFVYNQKYKINISNKLLVLTLMIYTSIIFIATVTNTYFNSYNSNGYGSVGWFYAANEIGSIMAILIPFTISSLVNDKDRLLNTLACTICIASTMFLGTKVPFLSLGGTTVFIIIYYIILNIYNIFSTYYKRDFNLKRIILIMNTILISMILIFPFSPLYKNIQRNYGDLIQRIVNNISHNKVDKNTQIEDKENSDSVSKDEIVTAVLSKRTIYADIIKQKFNNSSWIDKLFGIGYNVEIRDEIYTKKTIDSKQLELLQKLGFIVEINDEVYTQKTIELDQLDILYRHGILGFVVYFAQFIAIILLIAKQIILKMEYFLNLDVVICIIDIVLALGIAFTAGHILTAPAVGFFLITSTIKLYNDIFKKVV; the protein is encoded by the coding sequence ATGAATTTTTTATTAAGTTCAAATTTAATAGTTAGCTTTATATTGATTCAGCCAATCTTGGATTTAATAACTTCTCTTGTAGTTAGAAATATGGCATTACCTATAACATTAGGTCTAGTGATAAGAAGTTTATTCATGGCGTACTTATGTATTTATGTATTAGTTACTAAATCTAATAATAATAAATTAATAAAGTATTCCAAGATAGCTTTAAGTATGATATTAATTTATATAGCATTTTTTTTAGTATTCACTATCTTTAATAAGGATAGAAGTTTGATTTTAATTGAAGTAAAAGGAATAATAAAATCTTTTTACTTTCCAATAGTTTTATGTGGATTATTTGTATATAATCAAAAATATAAAATTAATATCTCTAATAAGTTATTAGTTTTAACATTAATGATATATACATCAATAATATTTATAGCAACTGTAACCAATACATACTTTAATAGTTATAACAGTAATGGATACGGTTCGGTAGGATGGTTCTATGCAGCTAATGAAATAGGATCAATAATGGCAATATTAATTCCTTTTACTATCTCTAGCTTAGTAAATGATAAAGATAGATTGTTAAATACCTTAGCATGTACAATATGTATAGCAAGTACTATGTTTTTAGGAACTAAAGTACCATTTTTATCTTTGGGTGGAACTACAGTATTTATAATAATATATTATATAATCTTAAATATATATAATATATTTAGTACTTATTATAAAAGAGATTTTAATTTGAAAAGAATAATATTAATTATGAACACAATATTAATATCTATGATATTAATATTCCCATTTTCTCCATTATATAAAAATATACAACGTAATTATGGAGATCTTATACAGAGGATAGTGAATAATATAAGTCATAATAAAGTAGATAAAAATACTCAAATAGAAGATAAAGAGAACTCAGATTCTGTTAGTAAAGATGAAATAGTAACAGCCGTTTTAAGTAAAAGAACTATATATGCAGATATTATTAAACAAAAATTTAATAATAGTAGTTGGATAGATAAACTATTTGGTATTGGTTATAACGTTGAGATTAGAGATGAGATTTATACTAAAAAGACAATAGATTCTAAACAATTAGAATTATTGCAAAAACTTGGGTTTATAGTTGAAATAAATGATGAAGTATACACACAAAAAACTATAGAGTTAGATCAATTAGACATTTTATATAGACATGGAATATTAGGGTTTGTTGTGTACTTTGCTCAATTTATAGCAATTATTTTGCTTATAGCTAAGCAAATAATTCTTAAAATGGAATACTTCTTAAATTTAGACGTAGTTATATGCATTATAGATATAGTATTAGCTCTAGGGATAGCATTTACAGCAGGACATATACTAACTGCACCGGCTGTAGGATTCTTTTTGATAACATCAACAATAAAATTATATAATGATATATTTAAGAAAGTAGTATAA
- a CDS encoding glycosyltransferase, whose amino-acid sequence MFVLCKVTILALHLGYGGVEKAISSLSNILIDKYDVEIISVYKLYDKPAFYIDNRVKIKYLLDAELSPNKKELKDAIRTKNPIKILNEGLKSVKILKLKSSKMIDAIKSIDSGIVISTRIEHNKLLSKYGNDNLITIAQEHTYHNENEKYIKDLVESCKNIDYFMPVSQMMTDFYKKYFEGTKTNCIFIPHSLDCIPSEVSTLENKKIISIGRLSPEKGFDDLLDVFKIVNNQKKDWKLDIIGDGVLKDHLINKVKEYSLQDNVILHGYKDKEFINKQLSSSSIYVMASHEESFGLVLIEAQSFALPCIAFDSAKGACEIIEDKVNGYLIKDRSKKDMADKIIKLIDDIEVRRYMGMQSRENSYKYSKDNISYMWFEFLQCISSKQ is encoded by the coding sequence GTGTTTGTTTTGTGTAAAGTTACAATACTTGCACTGCACTTAGGATATGGTGGAGTTGAAAAAGCAATATCATCACTTAGTAATATTTTAATTGATAAATACGATGTAGAAATTATATCAGTTTATAAATTATATGATAAGCCGGCTTTTTATATTGATAACAGAGTTAAAATAAAATATCTATTAGATGCTGAATTATCACCAAATAAAAAAGAGCTTAAAGATGCTATAAGAACTAAAAATCCAATTAAGATTTTAAATGAAGGCTTAAAAAGTGTGAAAATATTAAAACTTAAATCTTCTAAAATGATTGACGCAATAAAAAGTATTGATTCAGGGATTGTTATATCAACTAGAATAGAACATAACAAACTTTTGTCAAAATACGGAAATGATAATTTGATAACTATAGCTCAGGAGCATACTTATCATAATGAAAATGAAAAATATATAAAAGACTTGGTTGAATCGTGTAAAAATATAGACTATTTTATGCCTGTATCGCAAATGATGACAGATTTTTATAAGAAATATTTTGAAGGGACAAAGACTAATTGTATATTTATACCTCATAGCTTAGATTGTATTCCAAGTGAAGTTTCAACATTAGAAAATAAAAAAATAATTTCGATTGGAAGATTATCTCCAGAAAAAGGATTTGATGATTTATTAGATGTATTCAAAATAGTAAATAACCAAAAGAAAGATTGGAAACTAGATATAATTGGAGATGGAGTATTAAAAGATCATTTAATTAATAAAGTTAAGGAGTATTCATTACAAGATAATGTAATACTACATGGATACAAAGATAAAGAATTTATAAATAAACAATTATCAAGCTCTTCTATATATGTTATGGCATCGCATGAAGAATCATTTGGATTAGTATTAATAGAGGCACAATCTTTTGCGTTACCGTGTATAGCATTTGATAGTGCAAAAGGTGCTTGTGAAATTATAGAGGATAAAGTAAATGGATATTTAATAAAAGATAGGTCTAAAAAAGATATGGCTGATAAAATCATTAAACTTATAGATGATATAGAAGTAAGAAGATATATGGGAATGCAAAGTAGAGAAAATTCATATAAGTATTCTAAAGATAATATATCATATATGTGGTTTGAATTTTTACAATGCATATCTAGTAAGCAATAG
- a CDS encoding RsiV family protein, with the protein MVSIQTSSIEKKDKLSVYNLNYPIIKSDNKKNIINNINHRIYEDIIAFKSAIEDIAYCKNNCLSCISTDYYITYNNNGIISIPIEFSQLDGLYNISYINSYNYDINLEKEINIKDIFNSETDYMEIITKKIDNKIKELSRELSIDKYIMVLDYLKDIIFCDNPTFYISTDSIVICFSSYELDPTISDLSTFKISFKEDKSYLSKYIIEKITDS; encoded by the coding sequence ATGGTATCAATACAGACGTCAAGTATAGAGAAAAAGGATAAACTATCTGTATACAATTTAAATTATCCGATAATAAAATCAGATAATAAAAAAAATATAATAAATAACATAAACCACAGGATATATGAAGATATAATAGCTTTTAAAAGTGCGATAGAGGATATAGCATATTGCAAAAATAACTGTTTATCTTGTATTAGTACAGATTATTATATTACCTATAATAATAATGGTATTATAAGTATACCTATAGAATTCTCACAATTAGATGGATTATACAATATAAGTTATATAAATTCATATAATTATGATATAAATTTAGAAAAAGAAATTAATATAAAAGATATATTTAATTCAGAAACAGACTATATGGAAATAATAACTAAAAAAATAGATAATAAAATAAAAGAATTATCAAGAGAGCTTAGCATAGATAAATATATTATGGTATTAGACTATTTAAAAGATATAATATTTTGTGATAATCCTACATTTTATATATCTACAGATAGTATAGTTATATGTTTTTCAAGTTATGAGTTAGACCCAACTATATCAGATTTAAGTACATTTAAAATTTCATTTAAAGAAGATAAAAGTTATTTAAGCAAGTATATTATAGAAAAAATAACCGATAGTTAA